The genomic region CCGACGACCGGCGTCCCGGACGACAGCGCTTCGAGCGTCGCCAGACCGAACCCTTCGAGCTCCGTCGTCGGAAGCACGAACGCGTCCGCAGTCGCGTAGGCGGCGGGCAGCTCCTCGTCGGGAACGTACCCGAGAAACGTCGTTCTGTCGTCGACACCGAGCTCAACGGCTCGACGCTCCAGGTCGTCGCGGAGCGGACCGTCGCCCGCGACGAACAGGCGGGCGCCGGGATAGCGATCGAGTACCTTCGCGAACGCTGCCAACAGGAGGTCGTGACCCATTCGCTTGCTGAGCCGACGAACGGTGAGGAACGAGATACTATCGCCGCTCAACGTGCCGCCGTTCGCGCCAACCGTCGCGTCGGCGTCCGACGTATCGTCGGTGGCGCCGGCGATCGGCGCGTACGTTCCGACGTCCGGACGGAATCGCTCGACGTCGACGCCGCCGGGGATCACCGCGTGATCGGCGTCGGCCGGCAGGCCGTACACGCGGCGGCACTCCTCGCCCATGTACTCGCTGAGCGTGACGACGCGATCGCACCGCGAGAGGAGCCGCCGCTCGACCAGCAGGCGCAGTTCGACGTTGAGCGCGCGGCGCCACGGCGCAAGCTCCGATTCTCGGGTGCGGATTCGGTACTCAGTCGGCCACGGGCTGTGGAACGTCGCGACGCGAGGGACGTCGTTGTCGACCGCCCGATCGGCGAGCAGCCCCGTGACGTGGCCCTGGACGCTGAACAGGTCTGGACGGCCCCCGGTAAGATCGTCGATCGCCGTCGCGACTGCCCGCACCGCCCGGGGTAGCTGCCCGGCGATCGAACCAGCCCACTCTTCCGCGATCGAGCAGTCGTACCGTGCGACCCGAATCCCCTCGACGGTTCCGCGGCGTGGCACGTCGCCTCGCCGGCGCGTGACGACGGACACCCGGTGTCCGCGGTCGACGAGTCGGCGGGCGGTCTCGTAGACGTACCGGCCGGTCCCTCCGGCGCCCGGATCGGGGTAGAAGTCGTGGGCCGCGACGAGTACGTGCATCGGTCGGACCGTGTCGGAGAGACGACGAGCGACGGTATAGTCGGTCGGGAAACGACGGTTCGACGCGCCGAAACTATCCGCCGGCGGAGGGGATCGCGGCGGCGAGCCAGAAGGGATTTACCGGCTCCCCCTAAGTCGGCAGCGAATGCCACCCGCTATCGCGACCGTCGGCCTCGGCGGTCTCGGCCGCGTCCTCCTCCGATCGCTCTCCGACCTCGACGCCGACGTCGTCGCCGGCGTCGACGTCTCGCCCGACGCGCGAGCGTCGTTCGAGGAATCGTTCGACGCGCCCAGCTACGACGACATCGACTCGGTACTGTCCGCGTACGACGTCGACGCCGCGCTGATCGCGACGCCGCACGCGCTCCACCACGAGCAGGCGACGGCGTTCCTCGAAGCGGACGTCGACGTGTTCGTCGAGAAGCCGATGGTGACCGACGTCGGCGACGCCGTCGACCTGATCGATCGGGCCCGCGAGCGCGACCGCGTCCTCCAGGTGGGCTACCAGCGCCGCTTCCACCCCGCGTTCGCCGAGATCGAGCGGATCGTCGAGTCCGGGCGCATCGGCGAAGTCCACGCCGCCAACGCGGTCCTGTCGCAGGACTGGATCGACCTCCAGCGCGGCACGTGGCGCGCCGACCCGTCGCTGTCGGGCGGCGGTCAGCTCTACGACTCGGGGTCGCACCTGCTCGACGCCCTGCTGTGGACGACGGGCGCCGAACCCCAGTCCGTCTCGGCGCAGATGGAGTTCGACAGTCCGGGTGTCGATACCGACGCCGCCCTCGCGCTCTCGCTGGAGCGCGACGGCCGCCCCGTGACCGCCAGCGTCTCCGTCAGCGGCGCCGGCATCGACGGCGAACCGGCCGAGTCGTACGCGATCTGGGGCACCGAAGGTCGGATCACATTCGACGGCGAGCGCATCCGCGTCGCCGAGCAGG from Natronoarchaeum mannanilyticum harbors:
- a CDS encoding glycosyltransferase family 4 protein; this encodes MHVLVAAHDFYPDPGAGGTGRYVYETARRLVDRGHRVSVVTRRRGDVPRRGTVEGIRVARYDCSIAEEWAGSIAGQLPRAVRAVATAIDDLTGGRPDLFSVQGHVTGLLADRAVDNDVPRVATFHSPWPTEYRIRTRESELAPWRRALNVELRLLVERRLLSRCDRVVTLSEYMGEECRRVYGLPADADHAVIPGGVDVERFRPDVGTYAPIAGATDDTSDADATVGANGGTLSGDSISFLTVRRLSKRMGHDLLLAAFAKVLDRYPGARLFVAGDGPLRDDLERRAVELGVDDRTTFLGYVPDEELPAAYATADAFVLPTTELEGFGLATLEALSSGTPVVGTPVGGTVEVLGSLVDRPSVPDELLLSSVDASELAGGMGVLADLDAAALQSLGRTCRRYAREQYTWDRTVTRLEAYYLAGG
- a CDS encoding Gfo/Idh/MocA family oxidoreductase, which codes for MPPAIATVGLGGLGRVLLRSLSDLDADVVAGVDVSPDARASFEESFDAPSYDDIDSVLSAYDVDAALIATPHALHHEQATAFLEADVDVFVEKPMVTDVGDAVDLIDRARERDRVLQVGYQRRFHPAFAEIERIVESGRIGEVHAANAVLSQDWIDLQRGTWRADPSLSGGGQLYDSGSHLLDALLWTTGAEPQSVSAQMEFDSPGVDTDAALALSLERDGRPVTASVSVSGAGIDGEPAESYAIWGTEGRITFDGERIRVAEQGATTYETEITEGTDFETLTDRKLENFLASVRGDDEPAVPGEVGLEITALTEAAYRAAEEGRRVDVQELIENARAAPTAAADD